The genomic interval CATGGTCATAGAGAATGCCTCTATTGTTCCTATTTTATATGATCAGTCCGTGACTATGCTGCAAAATAGCATTAGCGGGTACCCAATCAATCCATTAAGTGTAATGATCCTGAAACGGGTTAAAAAGAAACAGGATTAAATTTTCAGCTGGCTGAAAATTTAATCCTGTTATTGAGCTCAGCCTATTGTTTTGGAGCTGCACCTCCGCCTAATCCTCCAGCACCTTCATCCTGTTTCAAATCGTCATTAGAAATCCCTTTTTTCTTTTTAGGAGCAGTAAAAGTAACCTTACCAAACTTATAACTAAAGTTAACCCCAAAAGATCTTAGCGGATAATAAATATTCATATTCTGGCGGAAATCAGCCCCTGTATTCTCATTGTGAATATGCAGATCTCTTGAAAAGACATTCAATACATTGACACCAACCGTCGCTTTCTTTTTCATGATATCTTTCTTGAATGCACCGCCATAAAATGCCATTGGCCCTGAAGTACCCTGAAAAGTTCTTCTTGATGCATTATACACGCCGAAGATCTCCGTATTCCATCCGCCTTTAAAAGAAATTGCAGACCTCGCAAACACCGAGTAATTCACAAATACACCAGTACTCTGATTGGTCTGTGAATTTCTTAAATCATAAGTATTCAAGCTGAAATTACCCATTAAAGTCCATTTAGGTAATGGGTTATAAGTAGCGAACACGTTGGCACCGTAAGATTTATTCTTACCTACGTTGGCATAAGTAGTCAGTTTTTGATCAGGAAAATACAAACTCTCAATGACATCGGTAGTTGTACGGTAAAATATCGAGGCATTGATTACAGATCCCTTGATAAAGGTCGAATAACCAAGCTCCACAATATCACTGATTTCAGGATTCAAATTCGGATTACCCTGCTGCTGATTCTCCGGGTCATTCCTGTTTAAGAAAGGATTCAGATAAGACAAACTTGGTCTTTGCATCCTTGTATTATAGCTCAGTTTTAAGGTAGAATTTCCCTTCAGTGTTTTGGAGACAATTATACTTGGAAATAAATTAGTATAGTTATTATTGAAATTCAGTGAAGAACCGGAAACACCGCTGATATCAGTGTATTCTGCCCTTAAACCACCCTTAACATCAAACAACTGAGCAAGTTTAAAACTTAAAACGCCATAAACTGCACCCACATTCTGTTTATAATCAAAATCCTGTTCGCTGCTTTGATATTTACTTTTTATATCTCTTAGAATTCCTTTAACACCTGTTTCCAATGACATCGTTTTACTAAAAGGATATACATAATCCGTTTGTAACGTATACTCATTATTTTTTCCCGTATTATCACCATTGACATCAGGAGCCAGTGCTGACCCGTCCGGATTAATCAGGCTGGTATTAAACTGAGTTGTATTTCTGCCAAAACTTGCCTGACCGGAAACCGTAAACTCTTCTCCTTCTTTTTTGGTTGTTTTTCTGTAGTCGGCACTCCAGTCTATATTATTCAGACTACTCTTGCTATCAGAAGAACGTACATAAGTCCGCAATATAGTATCCATGATACTGCTGGTCACATTTGAACTTCCTTTTGCACCATTCGAAAAATCATTGTATTTAATATTCGTAGAAAGACTGTTATAGGCGTTAATATCATAATCCAGACCTATACTTCCATTATAAGCATATCTTTTTGCTTTACTGAACCCGTCCTGAAAGATATGTGATTGCTGGCTGTAGACATCATTTTCTAAAACAACTCTCGTATTCTGAGGGATTGCATACTGCCCGCCAAAGCTTGAGTTGATTCCTAAACGTCCCTTTTTAGCATTTAAACTA from Pedobacter sp. WC2423 carries:
- a CDS encoding TonB-dependent receptor — translated: MKKKLLLLFVFLGLLQQVNAQFTLGGGAQKVTITGKISAVIIDSATKQPVDYATVSLVRVKDNKSINGGVTDAKGKVVLQNVSPDDYKLLIGFMGYKGKTMLVKTSPEKPDLNLGNILLTGTESNLKEVAIVGKTPMIETKIDKLVYNAEQDVTTSGGNAGDVMRKVPMVTVDIDGNPSLRGSSAVRVLINGKPSGTMSNSVADALKMIPAEEIKSVEVITSPSAKYDAEGAGGIINIITKKKTAQGVNGNASLSVGTRQNNGNFSLNAKKGRLGINSSFGGQYAIPQNTRVVLENDVYSQQSHIFQDGFSKAKRYAYNGSIGLDYDINAYNSLSTNIKYNDFSNGAKGSSNVTSSIMDTILRTYVRSSDSKSSLNNIDWSADYRKTTKKEGEEFTVSGQASFGRNTTQFNTSLINPDGSALAPDVNGDNTGKNNEYTLQTDYVYPFSKTMSLETGVKGILRDIKSKYQSSEQDFDYKQNVGAVYGVLSFKLAQLFDVKGGLRAEYTDISGVSGSSLNFNNNYTNLFPSIIVSKTLKGNSTLKLSYNTRMQRPSLSYLNPFLNRNDPENQQQGNPNLNPEISDIVELGYSTFIKGSVINASIFYRTTTDVIESLYFPDQKLTTYANVGKNKSYGANVFATYNPLPKWTLMGNFSLNTYDLRNSQTNQSTGVFVNYSVFARSAISFKGGWNTEIFGVYNASRRTFQGTSGPMAFYGGAFKKDIMKKKATVGVNVLNVFSRDLHIHNENTGADFRQNMNIYYPLRSFGVNFSYKFGKVTFTAPKKKKGISNDDLKQDEGAGGLGGGAAPKQ